In Aquincola tertiaricarbonis, the genomic stretch GTCGATCAGCATGTGGCGTCCTTCTTGCGCGCCGCACGGTCCAGCGCACGACCAAAGTCGCACCAGGGCCGCACCTGGCAGGCTTCGCACAGCGGCCTGCGGGCTTGGCAAACATAGCGCCCGTGCAGGATGAGCCAGTGGTGCGCATCGGCCAGGTAGGCCGGTGGCACGCGGGCCAGCAGCTTCAGCTCCACGGCCAGCGGCGTCTTGCCAGGGGCCAGGCCGGTGCGGTTGCTGACGCGGAAGATGTGCGTGTCCACCGCCATCGTTGGCTCGCCGAACACCACGTTCAGCACCACGTTGGCGGTCTTGCGGCCCACGCCGGGCAGGGCCTCCAGCGCTTCGCGGCTGCGTGGAATCTGTCCGCCATGCTGTTCCACCAGGATGCGGCAGGTTTCCAGCAGGTTCTTGGCCTTGGTGCGGAACAGGCCGATGGTGCGGATGTGCTCGGTCACCTGTTCCAGCCCCAGGTCCAGCATCTTTTGCGGCGTGTTGGCCCGCGGAAACAGCCGCCGGGTGGCCTTGTTCACGCCCGCGTCGGTGGCCTGGGCCGACAGCAGCACCGCGGCCAGCAGCTCGAAGGGGTTGGTGTATTCGAGCTCGGTCTCGGGCTGCGGATTGGCGGCCTTGAGGGTGGCGAAGAAGGGTTCGATGTCGGCGGTTTTCATGGGGTGCCCTGGCCCTGGCGTTGACGATCCCGGGCGCGGGCCAGCGCGGCCTCGATCACCGCGCGCTTGCGGTCCAGCGCCGCGGGGTCGGTGAGCTGGCTGGCGGCCGGCAGGTCGGCCAGCTTGGCCTGGGCCTTGGCGGCCAGCCGCGCTTCGTTCTCCTGCGCCGCGCGGGCCGTGCGCATCTGGTGGAAGGCATAGCGCTCGCGCGCCTCGTCGGCCTGCGCGGCGCTCCAGGCGGCCCAGCCGGTGCGCTCGCCGCTCACCGGCTCGAGCCGGATGCAGTCCACCGGGCAGGCCGGCACGCACAGCTCACAGCCGGTGCACTGCTCGGCCACCACGGTGTGCATCTGCTTGGGCGCGCCCACGATGCAGTCGACCGGGCAGGCGCCGATGCACAGCGTGCAGCCGATGCACCAGGCTTCGTCGATCACCGCGCGCAGCAGCGGGCCTTCCTGGCCGCAGGCCGCATCCAGCGGCAGCGCCGGCTGGCCGGTGAGGGCGGCCAGGCGGGCCACGCCTGCCTGGCCGCCGGGCGGGCAGCGGTTGATGGCGGCCTGCCCCGCGGCAATGGCCTGGGCATAGTGGCGGCAGTCGGGGTAGCCGCAGCGGGTGCACTGGGTCTGCGGCAGCAGGGCGTCGATCGCGTCGACCGACACCGGTTCTGGAAAGGCGGGCAGGGAAGGGGACGGCAGGCTCACCGGCCGATTATCCGGTGGTGAGCCTGCACTTCGCGGCGGCGGCGCAGGCCGCTCAGGCCGCGCCGCGGCGGCGTGCCGGGGCCTTGCGGGCGGCCGGGCGGCTGGGCGCCGCAGCGGAGCCGGCTTCCAGCGGCAGCTGGGCCTGGGCCGGTTCGGCCGAGAAACGGCGGATGAAGTCGCGCACCTCGGGGTAGGCCTTCTCGCGCCAGCGGCGGCCCGAGAAGATGCCGTAGTGGCCGGCGCCGATCACGTCGTAGTGGAACTGGCGCGACTTGTCGATGCCGGTGCACAGGTCGTGCGCGGCCCGGGTCTGGCCGGCGCCGGAGATGTCGTCCAGCTCGCCTTCGATGGTCAGCAGCGCCGGGCCGGTGATGTCCTGCGGCCGCACCAGCTGGCCCTTGACGTGCCAGGTGCCGTTGACCAGCGCGAAGTCCTGGAACACCGTCTTGATGGTGTCCAGGTAGTACTCGGCGGGCAGGTCCAGCACCGCGTTGTACTCGTCGTAGAAGCTGCGGTGGGTCTCGGCGCTTTCATCGTCGCCACGCACCAGGTCCAGGAAAAAGTCGTAGTGCGAGGTGAGGTGGCGGTCGGGGTTCATCGCCACGAAGCCGGTGTGCTGCAGGAAGCCCGGGTACACCAGCCGGCCGGCGCCGGGGTAGTTGACCGGCACCCGGTGGATCACGTTGTTCTCGAACCACTCGAAGCTCTTGTTCATCGCCAGGTTGTTCACCGCGGTGGGCGAACGGCGGGCGTCGATGGGGCCACCCATCATCGTCATCGTGCGCGGCACGGTGCGGCCCAGCGTGGACTGCAGCGACACCGCCGCCAGCACCGGCACGGTGGGCTGGCACACCGAGATGACGTTGACCTCGGGGCCGATCAGCTCGATGAACTCCTGCACATAGGCCACGTAGTCGTCCAGGTGGAACGGGCCCACGTCGGCCGGCACCATGCGCGCGTCGGTCCAGTCGGTGATGTAGACCTTGTGGTCCTGCAGCAGGCTGC encodes the following:
- a CDS encoding polyhydroxyalkanoate depolymerase, which gives rise to MLYQLYESQRALLAPFSEFASASSKLYDHPLSPFTHTPLAHRISAGFELLHRLSKEYEKPPFNINSVTVGGTEVAIQEQVAATKPFCRLLRFKRFTDNGPVLEQMKQQPTVLVVAPLSGHHATLLRDTVRSLLQDHKVYITDWTDARMVPADVGPFHLDDYVAYVQEFIELIGPEVNVISVCQPTVPVLAAVSLQSTLGRTVPRTMTMMGGPIDARRSPTAVNNLAMNKSFEWFENNVIHRVPVNYPGAGRLVYPGFLQHTGFVAMNPDRHLTSHYDFFLDLVRGDDESAETHRSFYDEYNAVLDLPAEYYLDTIKTVFQDFALVNGTWHVKGQLVRPQDITGPALLTIEGELDDISGAGQTRAAHDLCTGIDKSRQFHYDVIGAGHYGIFSGRRWREKAYPEVRDFIRRFSAEPAQAQLPLEAGSAAAPSRPAARKAPARRRGAA
- the nth gene encoding endonuclease III; the protein is MKTADIEPFFATLKAANPQPETELEYTNPFELLAAVLLSAQATDAGVNKATRRLFPRANTPQKMLDLGLEQVTEHIRTIGLFRTKAKNLLETCRILVEQHGGQIPRSREALEALPGVGRKTANVVLNVVFGEPTMAVDTHIFRVSNRTGLAPGKTPLAVELKLLARVPPAYLADAHHWLILHGRYVCQARRPLCEACQVRPWCDFGRALDRAARKKDATC
- the rsxB gene encoding electron transport complex subunit RsxB, with the translated sequence MPSPSLPAFPEPVSVDAIDALLPQTQCTRCGYPDCRHYAQAIAAGQAAINRCPPGGQAGVARLAALTGQPALPLDAACGQEGPLLRAVIDEAWCIGCTLCIGACPVDCIVGAPKQMHTVVAEQCTGCELCVPACPVDCIRLEPVSGERTGWAAWSAAQADEARERYAFHQMRTARAAQENEARLAAKAQAKLADLPAASQLTDPAALDRKRAVIEAALARARDRQRQGQGTP